From one Exiguobacterium acetylicum DSM 20416 genomic stretch:
- a CDS encoding heavy metal translocating P-type ATPase, with translation MNHHIHHEHTHHEDQQMSASHHEHEGMIGDFKKRFLVSLMLTIPILLLSKMIQEWSGINISFPYDDVVLLLLSTIVYFYGGWPFLKGSINEIRQKNPGMMMLIALAISVAYFYSVAIIFGFGQGHDFFWELATLIDIMLLGHWIEMKSIMGASNALQELVKLLPSVAHRVKDGKVEEVPVNELEAGDLIRIKPGEQVPVDGKIVEGTTTIDESMLTGESLPVDKQENDTVIAGSINQEGGLTVETTGTGEGTYLSKVIGLVSEAQSSKSRTQNLADRAAKILFYLAVGAGVLTFAIWIVLGYSVSTAIERMVTVMVISCPHALGLAAPLVVSVSTALSAKRGLLIRNRTQFEEARKLDAVIFDKTGTLTQGNFGVTDVMASTGISEEEVLRLAGAIEQSSQHPLARGILTEVQRRKLDLPSVAGFGSMTGIGLEGTVEGKQVRVVSPRYVRDKQLEIDEVTFEDLSEEGKTVVFVLKDTELIGMIALADLVREEAKKTVQELKEKGIQSIMLTGDNQKVASWVASQLEIDQVYAEVLPDDKSRQVRQVQAEGKKVGMVGDGINDAPALAQADVGIAIGSGTDVAVETADIVLVKSNPKDVLSVIELSQKTYNKMIQNLWWAAGYNIITIPLAAGILAPYGIILSPAIGAVLMSLSTVIVAINAKTLRI, from the coding sequence ATGAATCACCATATCCATCACGAACATACTCATCATGAAGACCAACAAATGAGTGCTTCACATCATGAACATGAAGGAATGATCGGAGACTTCAAGAAAAGATTTCTCGTATCGTTAATGTTGACCATTCCAATCCTGCTACTTTCCAAAATGATTCAAGAATGGTCGGGTATCAACATTAGCTTTCCATATGACGACGTTGTTTTGCTTTTGCTATCCACAATTGTCTACTTCTACGGTGGATGGCCCTTCCTAAAAGGTAGTATTAATGAAATACGCCAAAAAAATCCTGGAATGATGATGTTGATTGCATTAGCGATTAGTGTAGCCTATTTCTATAGTGTCGCTATCATATTCGGTTTCGGACAAGGACATGATTTCTTTTGGGAGTTAGCGACCTTGATCGACATCATGTTATTAGGGCATTGGATTGAAATGAAATCAATCATGGGTGCCTCAAATGCGTTGCAGGAATTAGTAAAGTTACTTCCGAGTGTGGCGCATCGAGTGAAGGATGGGAAGGTTGAAGAGGTGCCGGTCAATGAATTAGAGGCAGGAGATCTCATTCGGATCAAGCCGGGAGAACAGGTACCGGTAGACGGAAAAATCGTCGAAGGAACAACAACGATTGACGAATCAATGCTTACCGGTGAATCACTTCCGGTAGATAAACAGGAGAATGACACCGTGATTGCTGGCTCTATCAATCAAGAAGGTGGTCTGACAGTCGAGACGACAGGTACTGGTGAAGGCACCTACCTTTCAAAAGTCATCGGCTTAGTAAGTGAAGCGCAATCTTCCAAATCACGGACTCAAAACTTAGCTGATCGAGCAGCAAAAATTCTTTTTTATCTCGCGGTGGGAGCAGGTGTTCTGACTTTCGCGATTTGGATTGTACTTGGATATTCGGTTAGTACAGCAATCGAGCGCATGGTAACGGTTATGGTTATCTCTTGTCCACACGCTCTTGGTTTAGCAGCCCCTCTTGTCGTATCCGTTTCTACAGCACTTTCCGCTAAAAGAGGTCTTTTGATTCGAAATCGAACACAATTCGAAGAGGCACGAAAACTAGATGCGGTTATCTTTGATAAGACTGGTACTTTAACGCAAGGTAATTTTGGAGTAACGGATGTGATGGCAAGTACAGGTATAAGTGAGGAAGAAGTATTACGACTCGCAGGAGCCATCGAACAGTCGTCGCAACATCCACTTGCTCGCGGGATCTTGACTGAAGTTCAAAGACGAAAGCTTGATTTACCATCGGTCGCAGGATTTGGATCGATGACAGGCATAGGATTGGAAGGAACAGTCGAAGGAAAGCAAGTCCGCGTCGTTAGTCCGCGATACGTACGGGACAAACAACTCGAAATCGACGAAGTGACATTCGAAGATTTGTCTGAAGAAGGGAAAACGGTCGTCTTTGTCTTAAAGGACACAGAATTAATCGGTATGATCGCCCTTGCCGACCTCGTTCGCGAGGAAGCTAAGAAGACTGTACAGGAATTAAAGGAGAAAGGGATTCAATCCATCATGCTGACTGGGGATAATCAAAAAGTCGCTTCGTGGGTCGCTTCCCAACTTGAGATCGATCAAGTGTACGCAGAAGTATTACCGGATGATAAGTCACGTCAAGTGAGACAGGTGCAAGCAGAAGGAAAAAAAGTAGGGATGGTAGGGGATGGAATTAACGATGCACCAGCTCTCGCACAAGCGGATGTAGGGATTGCGATTGGTAGTGGAACAGATGTAGCTGTAGAAACGGCTGATATTGTCCTTGTCAAAAGTAATCCAAAGGACGTCTTATCTGTCATCGAACTATCGCAAAAAACATATAATAAAATGATTCAGAATCTATGGTGGGCAGCTGGTTACAATATCATTACGATTCCTTTAGCTGCAGGTATTTTAGCACCATACGGCATTATTCTTTCACCAGCGATTGGAGCAGTTTTGATGAGTTTGAGTACGGTCATCGTAGCTATCAATGCGAAAACATTAAGAATTTAA
- a CDS encoding YdhK family protein, giving the protein MKLKKKIFMTTMAASLSLALAACGSNGDDSKSTGSMDKNMDGMDHSTMDMSGSKEVPKGLQEAKNPKFKVGDMAMIKEAHMEGMKGAEAKIVGAYDTTAYSISYDPTNGGKRVTNHKWIIQEEIVDAKSSPYEVGDEVKVDADHMKGMKDATATIDSAKQTTVYMIDFESTTGEEVKNHKWVTEDELSAE; this is encoded by the coding sequence ATGAAATTAAAGAAAAAGATTTTTATGACAACTATGGCTGCTTCGCTTTCTTTAGCACTCGCTGCGTGCGGAAGCAATGGTGATGATTCTAAATCAACAGGAAGCATGGATAAAAATATGGACGGTATGGATCATTCGACGATGGACATGTCTGGATCGAAAGAGGTTCCGAAAGGGCTCCAAGAGGCTAAAAACCCTAAATTTAAAGTTGGCGACATGGCGATGATCAAAGAAGCACATATGGAAGGCATGAAAGGGGCCGAGGCTAAAATTGTAGGAGCTTATGATACTACTGCTTATAGCATTTCTTATGACCCTACAAATGGCGGGAAACGCGTCACGAATCATAAATGGATTATTCAAGAAGAGATTGTAGATGCCAAGTCATCTCCTTATGAAGTAGGCGATGAAGTAAAAGTAGACGCGGATCATATGAAAGGAATGAAGGATGCTACGGCCACTATCGACTCAGCTAAGCAAACAACAGTGTATATGATTGATTTCGAATCGACTACAGGTGAAGAAGTGAAAAATCATAAATGGGTGACTGAAGACGAACTATCTGCAGAATAA
- a CDS encoding multicopper oxidase family protein, with translation MKKRWLIATIGIFTLMIIVGGSYLLFIRGTMPNNKQHMKSMMNGGNTTTNQTMMEGMGHGASVDLKSTEEKERRLNIPKMLKSDRETKNSIQYTIVAKQGETQFFRDSKKTETLGYNGNYLGPVVELKKGKMVTIRTVNRLSEATTFHWHGLVVPSSVDGGPHQVVKAGETKVVKFKVKQDESTLWFHPHPMGKTAEQVYKGLAGLLYVKDEKNKETMLPQKYGENDIPLILQDRKVKNRNVLGYADVEKTDGALGDTLLVNGTINPYFNVKYSQLRVRLINGSNARNYVVKLSDGSSFKKIADDGGYISKPKNVKKIELSPGERIEVLVDFSKRKIGETVSFETNGVRVVNFKLKDKQGTNLSALAPKSGYEKPLKTLSTVNQKLTLFGMGKNVEINGKKFDEKRIDIKAKQGETEIWEVYNKKDMMGGMTHPFHIHGVQFKVLERNGQKLDNQEAGLKDTIAIKPDERVKIQMTFKEKGVFMYHCHILEHEENGMMGQLKVD, from the coding sequence GTGAAGAAAAGATGGTTAATCGCAACTATCGGTATCTTTACTCTCATGATTATAGTGGGCGGTTCGTATTTACTTTTTATCCGAGGTACTATGCCAAATAACAAACAGCACATGAAATCTATGATGAATGGAGGGAACACTACTACAAATCAGACTATGATGGAAGGTATGGGACATGGCGCGAGTGTCGATTTAAAATCAACTGAAGAAAAAGAGCGACGATTGAACATCCCTAAGATGCTAAAATCCGATCGTGAAACCAAGAATTCCATTCAATACACGATTGTCGCTAAACAAGGGGAGACACAGTTCTTCCGAGATAGTAAAAAAACTGAAACTCTAGGATATAACGGAAATTATTTAGGTCCTGTAGTGGAATTGAAAAAAGGAAAAATGGTAACAATCCGTACGGTGAATCGCTTATCAGAAGCGACTACATTCCATTGGCACGGTCTTGTTGTACCATCATCCGTAGATGGCGGACCACATCAAGTCGTGAAAGCTGGTGAAACGAAGGTAGTAAAGTTTAAAGTGAAGCAAGATGAATCGACATTGTGGTTTCATCCACATCCAATGGGGAAAACTGCTGAACAAGTATACAAGGGGTTAGCAGGATTGTTGTACGTAAAAGATGAAAAAAATAAAGAGACGATGCTACCTCAAAAATATGGTGAAAATGATATTCCATTAATTCTTCAAGATCGAAAAGTTAAAAACAGGAATGTCCTTGGATATGCTGATGTAGAAAAAACAGATGGGGCTTTAGGTGATACCCTCCTCGTAAACGGTACGATTAATCCATATTTCAACGTAAAATATTCGCAACTTAGAGTCAGATTGATAAATGGCTCCAATGCACGTAACTACGTAGTGAAGCTATCTGACGGTTCATCCTTTAAAAAAATTGCTGATGATGGTGGTTACATCTCAAAACCGAAAAACGTAAAGAAAATTGAATTAAGTCCAGGCGAACGTATAGAGGTATTGGTAGACTTTTCAAAAAGAAAAATTGGTGAGACTGTTTCATTTGAGACGAATGGAGTAAGGGTCGTTAACTTCAAGCTGAAGGATAAACAAGGGACGAACCTAAGTGCATTGGCGCCGAAAAGTGGATATGAAAAGCCGCTAAAGACCTTGTCTACAGTGAATCAAAAGTTAACTCTTTTCGGGATGGGCAAAAATGTTGAAATCAATGGGAAAAAGTTTGATGAGAAGAGAATCGATATTAAAGCGAAACAAGGAGAAACCGAAATTTGGGAGGTCTATAATAAAAAAGACATGATGGGTGGAATGACTCATCCCTTCCACATTCATGGAGTCCAATTCAAAGTATTAGAGCGAAACGGACAGAAACTGGATAATCAAGAAGCAGGTCTAAAAGACACTATCGCTATAAAACCAGATGAACGAGTTAAGATTCAGATGACTTTCAAGGAAAAAGGGGTATTCATGTACCATTGCCATATTCTTGAACATGAAGAGAACGGAATGATGGGTCAGTTGAAAGTGGACTAA
- a CDS encoding ComEC/Rec2 family competence protein codes for MQRKWMGASLALASIGLLVGPLQGAEAATPKIKVHYIDVGQGDAIYIKMPSGEDIVIDGGNKGKGDELVAYLKKQKVGDIEVLISTHPDADHIGGLDEVLDSFKVKSVYAPKVKHTTQAYKDFLLAVKREKLTIKTAKAGVSLPVKGGVKAQFVGPVKDYAKSDLNNWSAVLHVAYKKNTFLFTGDAELKSEQDMIAKKKTLRADVLKVGHHGAKTSTSATFLKYVKPKYAVISVGKNAYGHPTKEVVTNLKRAKATMLRTDKSGTIVFEGNGSSYTIKKSK; via the coding sequence ATGCAACGTAAATGGATGGGTGCTAGTTTAGCGCTCGCAAGTATTGGATTGCTCGTTGGACCACTGCAAGGCGCAGAGGCAGCGACACCGAAAATCAAGGTCCACTATATCGATGTCGGTCAGGGCGACGCAATCTACATCAAGATGCCGAGCGGTGAAGACATCGTCATCGATGGTGGCAACAAAGGGAAAGGCGATGAGCTCGTCGCCTATCTGAAGAAACAGAAGGTCGGTGACATTGAGGTGTTGATCTCGACGCATCCGGATGCTGATCACATCGGGGGGCTTGATGAAGTCCTCGACTCGTTCAAAGTCAAGAGCGTCTATGCACCGAAGGTCAAGCATACGACGCAAGCCTACAAGGACTTCTTGTTGGCGGTTAAGCGCGAGAAGCTGACAATTAAGACAGCAAAGGCTGGCGTCTCGCTTCCGGTCAAAGGAGGCGTAAAGGCGCAATTCGTCGGACCGGTCAAAGACTATGCGAAGAGTGATTTGAACAACTGGAGTGCTGTACTACATGTCGCCTATAAGAAGAACACGTTCCTGTTCACGGGAGACGCGGAACTGAAATCAGAACAGGACATGATTGCGAAGAAGAAGACGCTACGTGCAGACGTCCTCAAGGTTGGGCATCATGGGGCGAAGACATCAACGAGCGCGACGTTCCTCAAGTATGTCAAACCGAAGTATGCCGTTATCAGTGTCGGAAAGAATGCGTATGGTCATCCGACGAAGGAGGTCGTGACGAACCTGAAGCGAGCGAAGGCGACGATGCTGCGGACCGATAAGAGCGGCACGATTGTCTTTGAAGGGAACGGGTCGTCCTACACGATCAAGAAGTCGAAATGA
- a CDS encoding SIR2 family protein, producing the protein MYEQYLEDSYRRLKSIIDDSGTRPILFVGTGISRRYIGAPSWIGLLEHLIEKNPNCKYPVAYYIQNTADNPEIASLLVEEYKTYAWDNYKESIFPDELFEADTSSSMFLKHEISSFFKNLSHSIDLENHEYATEIELLRKLQPHAIITTNYDMLIESLFPKHSVIVGQQVIKSKKALDIGQILKIHGCVNTPQEIVISSEDYIHFHEKRKYLVAKLLTFFMEHPIIFLGYSISDPNVKKILADISEVVAESDSEIVENIWFVEWSEVPIGYDQKPLTEKSIDLGSGKSIRVNYLIVHSYEELFENLNQKDVSDISALKILEEKVYNIIKSKSITDLEVDLITMSRVEDENSLANMLGIKSHDEEETQSTIEQTILGLGTISDPEQLKATYPYRLSDLGTKLGFSSWHKVNKALVKIEEETGFSIKDSSNRYHVDLGVVSPLHRYSKEAFVLVSKVINGEEYEVFNANDEKIEVTR; encoded by the coding sequence GTGTATGAACAATATTTAGAAGATTCATATCGAAGATTAAAAAGTATAATTGATGACAGTGGAACTAGACCGATATTATTCGTAGGTACTGGAATTTCAAGAAGATACATTGGGGCTCCATCATGGATTGGTTTGCTAGAACATTTAATCGAAAAAAATCCGAATTGTAAGTACCCAGTTGCATACTATATTCAAAATACAGCTGATAATCCAGAAATTGCAAGTTTACTAGTTGAAGAGTACAAAACATATGCTTGGGACAATTACAAAGAATCAATATTTCCAGATGAACTATTTGAAGCAGACACTTCATCCAGTATGTTTTTAAAACATGAAATCAGTTCTTTTTTCAAAAACCTAAGCCATTCAATTGATTTAGAAAACCATGAATATGCAACAGAAATAGAATTACTTAGAAAATTGCAACCACATGCTATTATAACGACCAATTATGACATGTTAATTGAATCGTTATTTCCTAAGCATTCAGTTATTGTAGGACAACAGGTTATCAAATCTAAAAAAGCTTTAGATATTGGACAAATTTTAAAAATACATGGATGTGTTAATACTCCACAAGAAATAGTAATTTCTTCAGAAGATTATATACATTTCCATGAAAAGCGTAAGTATTTAGTAGCTAAGCTTTTAACTTTCTTTATGGAGCATCCAATAATATTTTTAGGGTATTCTATTTCTGATCCTAACGTAAAAAAAATACTGGCTGATATTTCTGAAGTTGTAGCTGAATCAGATTCAGAAATTGTAGAGAACATTTGGTTTGTTGAATGGAGCGAAGTTCCTATTGGTTATGACCAAAAGCCATTAACAGAAAAAAGTATCGACCTAGGATCAGGAAAAAGTATTAGAGTAAACTACTTAATAGTGCATTCATACGAAGAATTATTTGAGAATCTAAATCAGAAAGACGTATCAGATATATCTGCTTTGAAAATACTTGAAGAAAAAGTTTACAACATCATTAAAAGTAAGTCTATTACTGATCTTGAAGTTGACTTGATCACTATGAGTAGAGTTGAAGATGAAAATTCTTTGGCTAATATGTTAGGCATAAAAAGTCATGACGAAGAAGAAACTCAATCTACAATTGAACAAACAATTCTTGGGTTAGGAACAATAAGTGATCCAGAGCAATTGAAAGCTACTTATCCTTACAGACTAAGTGATCTAGGAACAAAGCTCGGCTTCAGTTCATGGCATAAAGTTAATAAGGCTTTAGTGAAAATTGAAGAAGAGACAGGTTTCTCTATCAAAGATTCAAGCAATCGTTATCATGTTGACTTAGGAGTAGTTTCTCCTCTTCACCGATACTCTAAAGAAGCATTTGTTCTAGTTTCAAAGGTAATAAATGGTGAGGAATATGAAGTGTTTAATGCTAACGACGAAAAAATTGAAGTTACTAGATAA
- a CDS encoding ArdC-like ssDNA-binding domain-containing protein, whose product MAYKKKTREDYQKEVQALTDKMETQLASHFVSQESIKEHLDFMSRFHRYSTRNMLLIEEQFQGARAVGSYAYWEKQGVQVQKGEKGIKIFVPSPVTFIKRETDWVAWKDATKTEQKRAKEGALPKRKAMYYKIGHVFEYTQTDAREKGLEVSELFASYHRNGSLREAEAFRRALNGIAETQDVKILDQPLSELGTAKGCFYPELNAIALNPRNSDIENVTILIHELAHANLHNMKRNEERGIELNPHEKEFQAEMVAYTVAAHFGFPTDEFSLSYLANWTQGRDLRDKEDLLHEVHQTSGHFIREIHTSLEQEQVLEREASPLKMIEYIEQKTQITEHGLPLAERLERIMQHSPEDVGAYLTSIAKQDTQQDLSSFDEPMMLVHGATDFFEPFAKANDRDFDEHETVAYTLVIPGEETISQHFRILDDAMGPYHHILNTEVVSKETEQVLEKAWYDEMISTEDRDLEKVRQIVTRHFNVPEQDFRSR is encoded by the coding sequence ATGGCATACAAGAAGAAAACGCGTGAGGATTACCAGAAGGAAGTCCAAGCGTTGACCGATAAGATGGAGACGCAGCTCGCCTCCCATTTCGTCAGTCAGGAGAGCATCAAGGAACACCTCGACTTCATGAGCCGGTTTCATCGCTACTCGACACGGAACATGCTGTTGATCGAGGAACAGTTCCAAGGCGCCCGTGCCGTCGGTTCCTATGCGTACTGGGAGAAGCAAGGTGTCCAGGTCCAAAAAGGAGAGAAAGGAATCAAGATCTTCGTTCCCTCTCCCGTTACATTCATCAAACGAGAGACGGATTGGGTGGCTTGGAAGGACGCGACGAAGACGGAGCAAAAACGCGCCAAGGAAGGGGCTCTTCCGAAGCGGAAAGCAATGTACTACAAGATTGGTCATGTCTTCGAGTACACACAGACCGATGCACGGGAAAAGGGACTTGAAGTCTCTGAGCTCTTCGCTTCCTATCATCGGAATGGATCGCTTCGTGAGGCGGAAGCGTTTCGGCGCGCGTTGAACGGGATTGCTGAGACACAAGACGTAAAAATACTCGATCAGCCGTTAAGCGAACTTGGTACGGCGAAAGGATGCTTCTATCCGGAACTGAACGCGATCGCCCTCAATCCGCGGAACTCGGATATTGAGAACGTGACCATCCTGATTCATGAACTCGCGCATGCCAATCTGCACAATATGAAACGGAATGAAGAACGCGGAATCGAGTTGAATCCGCACGAGAAGGAATTCCAAGCGGAGATGGTCGCCTACACGGTCGCGGCGCACTTTGGTTTTCCGACGGACGAATTTTCATTGTCGTATCTCGCCAACTGGACGCAAGGGAGAGACTTGCGCGATAAAGAAGACCTGTTGCACGAAGTCCATCAGACATCCGGTCATTTCATCCGTGAGATTCATACTTCGCTCGAGCAGGAGCAAGTCTTGGAACGCGAAGCATCACCTCTGAAGATGATTGAGTATATCGAACAGAAAACACAGATCACAGAACACGGATTACCGTTAGCTGAACGGTTAGAACGAATCATGCAACATTCACCGGAGGACGTCGGTGCTTACCTGACGAGCATCGCTAAGCAGGATACGCAACAAGACCTGTCATCGTTTGACGAACCGATGATGCTCGTTCATGGGGCGACAGACTTCTTCGAACCGTTCGCGAAAGCCAACGACCGTGACTTTGACGAACATGAGACTGTCGCCTATACGCTCGTCATCCCAGGCGAAGAAACGATTAGCCAACACTTCCGCATCCTCGACGATGCGATGGGTCCATACCATCATATACTAAACACAGAGGTCGTCAGTAAGGAGACTGAACAAGTCCTCGAAAAGGCATGGTATGACGAGATGATTTCGACAGAAGATCGTGACTTAGAGAAGGTCCGACAAATCGTAACGCGTCACTTCAATGTACCCGAGCAAGATTTCCGTAGCCGTTAA
- a CDS encoding JAB domain-containing protein, giving the protein MKLTTLVEITRIRQEVREPDVALETTHITSPEDAFCVARRFIQDDDREVFLVILLNTKNRVIAVHRAHVGSINSSVVHPREIFKSAILNNATSLIVSHQHPSGDPHPSREDIEVTERLVEVGRIVGIQLLDHIIVGAGDEYVSLKAQGVL; this is encoded by the coding sequence ATGAAACTGACTACACTCGTTGAAATCACCCGTATCCGCCAAGAGGTCCGTGAACCGGACGTCGCGCTCGAGACGACACACATCACGTCCCCAGAGGACGCGTTCTGTGTCGCGAGACGCTTCATCCAGGACGATGACCGTGAGGTGTTCCTCGTCATCCTACTCAATACGAAGAACCGCGTCATTGCCGTCCATCGGGCACACGTCGGTAGCATCAACTCGAGCGTCGTCCACCCTAGAGAAATTTTCAAGTCCGCCATCCTCAACAATGCGACGTCGCTCATCGTCAGCCATCAGCATCCGAGCGGTGACCCGCATCCATCGAGGGAAGATATCGAGGTGACCGAACGGCTCGTCGAGGTCGGACGCATCGTCGGTATTCAGCTTCTTGACCACATCATCGTCGGTGCCGGAGACGAATACGTCAGCTTGAAAGCACAAGGTGTGCTGTAA
- a CDS encoding four-helix bundle copper-binding protein, whose protein sequence is MNTGQQEILGALHNCIVTCNECFDACLSEHHVSSMAECIRLDRDCSEICSLLVQAISRNSSNIDVLARSCVEICERCAEECSKHDHDHCKKCAEACNECAKVCRKLIA, encoded by the coding sequence ATGAATACTGGACAACAAGAAATCTTAGGTGCCCTACACAACTGTATAGTGACTTGTAATGAATGCTTTGATGCGTGTTTGAGTGAACATCATGTTTCTTCGATGGCAGAGTGTATACGTCTAGACAGAGATTGTTCTGAAATTTGTAGTCTTTTAGTACAAGCTATTTCTCGAAACAGCAGCAATATTGATGTTCTTGCAAGAAGCTGTGTTGAAATTTGTGAAAGATGTGCCGAAGAATGTTCGAAACATGATCATGATCATTGTAAAAAGTGCGCTGAGGCCTGTAATGAATGTGCAAAAGTCTGTCGTAAATTAATTGCTTAA
- a CDS encoding response regulator transcription factor: MDKILIVDDEIRMRQLLRLYLEPIGYECSMANDGIEALEKVKKETFDLILLDVMMPMYDGFEVCKKITDSHPEVPIIMITALNDAESIVKGLDAGATDYVTKPFNGDVLLARVRSVMRRKAKEPVIYHGLTFDESNNLILLDGKSIDFTPKAHALLRLFLQHPGRLFNRLELYEFVWSYTSESDPRTVDSHIKMIREKLRELDYPIDRHLKTIWGERISLE, translated from the coding sequence ATGGATAAAATATTAATTGTTGATGATGAAATAAGAATGAGGCAATTATTAAGACTCTATCTAGAACCAATAGGATATGAATGTAGTATGGCGAATGATGGGATCGAAGCTTTAGAGAAAGTGAAAAAAGAAACCTTCGATTTGATTTTATTGGATGTAATGATGCCAATGTACGATGGATTCGAAGTATGTAAGAAAATAACGGATTCTCACCCGGAAGTCCCTATCATCATGATAACGGCTCTAAATGATGCTGAATCCATCGTCAAAGGACTAGATGCTGGAGCTACAGATTATGTCACAAAGCCGTTTAACGGGGACGTACTTTTAGCAAGAGTTCGGTCTGTCATGAGAAGGAAAGCAAAAGAACCCGTTATCTACCACGGACTTACGTTCGATGAGAGCAACAATTTAATTTTACTAGATGGCAAGTCGATTGACTTTACACCAAAAGCACATGCATTACTGCGACTATTCCTTCAACATCCTGGAAGGCTGTTCAACAGACTAGAGCTTTATGAATTCGTTTGGTCTTATACGTCAGAATCGGATCCGAGGACAGTTGATTCTCATATTAAGATGATTAGAGAAAAGTTAAGAGAGTTAGATTACCCGATCGATAGGCATCTGAAAACAATTTGGGGGGAGAGGATATCGTTGGAGTGA
- a CDS encoding DUF3006 domain-containing protein, with translation MTKRKGIIDRIEGKWVVVEFDDGMRDILISRFPMTVESGDVIWMDEYGHIEKDDRERERLSSEIDELMEELWED, from the coding sequence ATGACGAAACGAAAAGGAATCATCGACCGGATTGAGGGGAAGTGGGTCGTCGTCGAGTTCGACGATGGGATGCGCGACATCCTGATTTCCCGCTTCCCGATGACGGTAGAATCCGGCGATGTCATCTGGATGGATGAATACGGTCATATCGAGAAGGATGATCGCGAACGGGAACGACTCTCCAGTGAAATCGATGAGTTGATGGAAGAACTATGGGAAGACTAA
- a CDS encoding PCYCGC motif-containing (lipo)protein, with protein MKLNILLKSVSLISLSLIAVGCAQSPMKSSTPNHSKEVDHAKHMSGDKIEETSSSLILPTFLKTQPEDVRNVYQAVGKNRKLLEKIPCYCGCGETVNHKNNYDCFIEENATNGSVKWTSHGTTCSTCLEIAVKSILKQRDGESVKDIRSAIDSSYKDGYSKPTPTPL; from the coding sequence GTGAAACTTAACATACTCTTAAAAAGCGTAAGTCTTATTAGCCTATCCCTAATTGCGGTCGGCTGTGCTCAATCCCCGATGAAGTCTTCTACTCCCAATCATTCAAAGGAGGTAGATCATGCGAAACATATGAGCGGTGACAAGATTGAAGAAACATCATCATCGTTGATACTTCCCACGTTTTTAAAAACTCAACCTGAAGATGTACGAAATGTTTATCAAGCTGTAGGGAAAAATCGTAAACTACTAGAGAAAATACCTTGCTATTGCGGTTGCGGTGAAACAGTCAATCATAAAAATAATTATGATTGCTTTATAGAAGAAAACGCGACGAATGGATCGGTGAAATGGACAAGTCACGGAACGACATGCAGCACCTGTCTCGAGATTGCTGTAAAGTCTATTTTGAAGCAACGGGACGGAGAATCGGTTAAAGATATTCGTTCTGCAATCGATTCTTCATATAAAGATGGATACTCGAAGCCGACACCGACTCCCTTATGA
- a CDS encoding SRPBCC family protein yields the protein MIDAPIEEVYDYLTKNEHILSWSNMTKDHIYANGEPLQYSYAGQKLQVIQEHRGKRYSADAWIEKIEAPSFIDLRTANEIGTMIGQYHLQSKQNQTELQIDLIVDTPKWAYAILYKLSRSRLNRMYNEEFQRLSDYAIQMNRR from the coding sequence TTGATTGATGCCCCTATTGAAGAGGTATACGATTACCTGACGAAGAATGAACACATTCTGAGTTGGAGTAATATGACTAAGGATCATATCTATGCAAACGGAGAACCATTGCAATATTCATACGCGGGTCAGAAGCTTCAAGTCATCCAAGAGCATCGTGGAAAAAGGTATTCCGCTGATGCTTGGATCGAGAAAATCGAAGCACCTTCCTTCATTGATCTCAGAACTGCGAATGAGATCGGAACGATGATTGGTCAATATCATTTGCAATCGAAACAGAATCAAACAGAGCTACAAATCGATTTAATAGTGGATACACCGAAATGGGCTTATGCTATTCTTTACAAACTCTCCAGATCAAGATTGAATCGAATGTACAATGAAGAATTTCAGCGTTTGAGTGACTATGCGATCCAAATGAATCGTCGATAA